The Sediminicola sp. YIK13 genomic sequence ATTCATCAATAGCTTTTGAGGATTATGTAAAAACCGAAAACCCATTAAAAAATACTCCTAAAGGAAAAACAAAACAGGGTGGAATTGGATATAACTCTTTTTGTAAGTATTGTAACAACTTCTTGGGTTCGGAATATGTCCCAGCATATCAAAGATGGGTAACTGGTGGATTTCAAATATTGCAAAATAAAGAATTTGAATTACATACATATTTAATCAAGGAAATAGAACCGCAAAAAATATTAAAGCAAATTGTCTCTATGTTTTTGGCAATTAATGGAGAATGGTATTTAAAATCATATCCCGAATTATCAGATTTTGTCGCCTCAAAAGATTCAAAAGAATTACCTGCCCGTTTCAAAGTTTTTTGCTATTTAACACGGGCTGAAAACATCAGATATATGCATCATGTGGTACATGGCAACTTTGCAACAGGTACTTCAATAAATTGTACTGAAATAGCCTATCCTCCATACGGATATGTTTTGACAATGGATTCTGGAAATGAAATCCAGTATCTAAATAATATAACTGAATTCAAAAATCTTAATAAAAAGATGGACTTGAATATTAATATGTTTCAATTGTCTACATATATGCCCTTTCCTCTAGATTATCGTACAAAAGAACAAGTTGAAAAGGGAATTGAAGATGCAATACAAACTAGTCGAAAAAATGAAAAAAACTAATAAAAACCAGCAGCTAACAATACCTATAGCAAATAGGGCAAAAAGAGCTAAATTTAATGGCTTGGGTTTATTTACTAAGTCCGCCAAATCTTTCGGATTTGGCTTTTAAAATGAAAAAGATAAAAACAAAACAAAAAGCTTTGGCTAAGAGCCCAGGCGGAAACGAAAAGTTTCCTTGCCTGCCCTACTTGCCATAGCCGGAACGTTGTGCTCAATTTCTATAATGCAGAATATCGAGAATTTAATAAGTAAAATCATACCTCCTGACTCTCGTGAGGAACGGGAAGGATTTACCAATGACGAGATAATTTCAGCATTGACTTCGGAGGAACATAAGGCCGTTGAAATAAGACTTATCCAAATGCTGGATAAAAAAGCCGACCTTCTTATTGGACAAACATTGGTCAAAATGGAATCAGTAAATTCCCTTTCTACTTTACTAAAACGACTTGAACTAAAGAATTCCCCATTTGAAAGAATCATTTGGGCTGGATTAATCAACAACTTAAAAATGGGCGATCCTGAAATGGAAAAAATCGCTTTTGAGGAATTTGAAAAATTGGAATTCATCTACGCTATCCAAGGTGGAATTTTTCTTGATTTAATAAAATTTGACAGTCCGAGAATTAACTGTCGAATTGAACTGTTTGTAAACCACAAGTATGACCTGGTAGCACACCACGCAAAAATGGTACTGAATCATAATGGTTACGCCGATGCATTTAATGAGAAGGCTGTACACAATAGATGGTGGGAATTGTGGAAATAAAAACTGAGCACAACAAGGGCTATAATCCATTGTTTAGCATATTTACTACAATTCAAAAGTTTTCGTACTTTAGACCGGCATGATCCCAAGCTCGATTTGATTGACATCAAATCTCAACAACGGAATCATAGCCGAACCGTTGTACACAAGTTGTCAAAATGCGAATAACCGAATTCCTTTTAACATTATTAATATCCCAAATATGTTTTGGACAAGCTAGAATTGTTGGAGTTTATAACGACCGATTTTCGGAAAGTATTGAACTAAAAGCAGACTCAACATTTACTCACAATTACAAATTTGACCTCGCATCAAGTTGGACTACTGGGAAGTGGAAATTTAAGAATGGCAAAATATCACTTCAAACCAAGCTGATAATGGACACTCTTGTACTTGGGGAAAGTGGACAAAAAAAGTTGAAAGATTCTTTAGTTTTATCTCCAGACAAAGTTTCTAATCGAGTTGGGTTTAGTGATTATGCAATATCTTCAATATCTGGTGGTGGACAAAATAGAGTAAAACCTCCTAGTCAACTATATTGGAAAAAAAAGAGACTATATCGAATTAACGAAGATGGGACTTTGGATTTGAGAAAGCTAAAAGGGTTTTGGACCGACAAAAAGTATAAAACATATTTTAGAAAAGAAACCGAATAAAAACCTGTGTACAACAATGGCTATAATTAATGTGGGGTTTGGGTTTTAAAGTCAAGGTCTGTGTATATTTATAAGGTCGCAAAATCTTTGGGATTTTGCTTTGGACAAGAAAAATTAAAACAAAACGAAAAGATTTGGCTACGAGCTGTGGCGGTTTAGGAATTGTAAATCACCGCCCCACACTAATCATAGCCGAGACGTTGTACAACATTTAACTAAACAAGACGAAAGTGAATATCTACAGAAGTAAAAGCTCCTTTTTTGTTAAAATAATTACCGTGATTGCAATGATTTTACTGTCATTTGTTGCTCTGACTCTGTTAATTACTAACAAAGATTACGGACTGATTGGAGGAACAGTTTTGAGTTTGTTGACAATTGGAACCATACTTTACTTCTTTGCGAACTCTCTGAACAGAGTAATCCTGGAAAAAGATAAGGTCATTTTAAAAAAGACTTTTGGACAAATTACTATTCCGTTTTCGGAAATAAAAGAAATTAAAAAACTGGAATATTCTAATCTATCAATGACTTACGGAAGTAGAGGGGTTTTTGGGTTTATTGGAAATACAATGGACGATTCGATTAGCTTTGTTAAGGACAGAAAACAAATGTTTCAAATTATAACTGACAATAAAAAATATGTCTTGAGTTCTGAAAACTCAACTGAATTAATAAATGAAATAAAAAACGTTGTACAACAAGGGCTATAATTCATTGTGGCAGTATGCAAAAAACAATAATAGAAACCATCAAACGGCCTGATTTCATAAGTGGAGAAGTCTACGACGTTCCCCACAACGAAATCATAGCCTAGGCGTTGGCAACAATTGGATAATGAAATATAATAATTAAGAATGACCTGTAACAAATGTGGCTCGAATAAGATCATTAAAGGAGCGCGAGTTGTAGATTATGGACATGGGAATGTCAAAAAAAATCTATCAGTTTATATTCAAAAAACAGACAATGTATTTTTTAATAAGTTTGAGCAGGGTGAGTTAATCGCTCAAATTTGTTGCTCTTGCGGCGATGTAGAATTTACAATAAGTAATGTGGATGGCCTTTGGGAGGCGTATACCAAATCCAAAAAAACGGAAAATTAAATAATAAACTGTTGCCAACAGGGGCTATAATTCATTGTGGCATCATGCAAAAAACAATAACATTAACCACCAAACGGCCTGATTTCATAAGTGGAGAAGTCTTCGACGTTCACCACAACGAAATCATAGCCTAGGCGTTACCACACATTTAAGTAAAACATGAAAATTGGAGAAAGAGAAATCATATAAAGATTATTTAGATAAAACATTTCTTGAGGAACTGAATTATAAAATTTGGTCTACTAAAGGCAGTAGATTTAATGCAAATAAGAGACTTTTGAAAGTAGCTGACTTGTCAAATTTATGTTTAAGTATGTTGTCTGTATATTTAATAGCAGTTGGGCTATTATCTGTTTATAATATATATTCCACTGATGCGATTGATGAAAACTTAATTGCTTATTCCATTACTTGTCTTTCCATAATATTATTGGTATTTGGGCAAATAGAGAATGCAAAAGATTTCAGTACAAAAGCAAAACAATTTCATACATGTGGACTTGAATTATCAAAAATATATAATGATTTAAGAATTTTTAAAACTCTGAATGAAAAGCCTAAATTGAGTGATAAAAAAGAATTTGCTGAAACATTGTCCGACAAATATGAACGGATTTTAGAGAGACACGAAAATCACCAACCAATTGACCATAATATGTTTAGAGCATCTAAAGCAGATTATCACGAATTAAGTAAAATAGGTGTTTTTAAAATAAAAACTGACTATTATATTAAAACAAGATTAATTTATCATGTTCTAATTATATTACCGCCCATAATTATAATTGGACTCTTAATTAAAACTAACTAATAAATATGACTGTTAAAGATTTTGAAGTAAAATCCAAGGCAATAAGAAAAGAAATTTTTGATGAGAGTCTCTTAAAACAACCGAGTATATACTCGTTAGAAAGAGTAGGAAATCAACTTTTAGAAATTGTAAAAACAATTATATCGGATAATACCGAACTTGTTCCCGCTCTTGAATCATTAAAAATGGATTTAAATATTTATTTAACTGATTTAGTAGGAGAACTTCAACACGATTATAACAAAAACAATAAAAGATATAAAGCAAAATGGTCGAATGAATACACAAAAATTAGTGGATTTATTTCACGACTAAAAGAGTATATATCGGAAAAAGAAACGAATTAAAAACGTGTGGTAACAACGGCTATAATTCATTGTGGCAGTATGCAAAAAACAATAATAGAAACCATCAACCGGCCTGATTTCATAAGTGGAAAAGTCTACGACGTTTCCCACAACGAAATCATAGCCTAGGCGTTACCTGCAAGCTGAAAAAAGACATGTAACAAAAATCAAAATAAGACATCTTTCTTATGGACACTAACTCAAAAACCGTTCGATTAATAATATTCATTACAGGTTTATTACTATCAACAATATCTTACGGACAGACATCCTTAAAAGAAATCGGACTTAAAGCTGGAAAACATAAAGTGGGATTTAAACACTATACAGTTAGTGACAGCACAAGAACCTATCGAATTCATAATGAGTTTAACAACCAACTCATCAAGAGACCTATTCCAATAAGCATTTGGTATCCTGCGAAAATAGAGAATAGTAATTCTGAGCAATTAACAGTCTTAAACTATTTAGAGATTTTAAAAGAAGAGGAAGAATGGAAAAATTTACCGAATAACTTTCTGTTGGACTGGTTTCCGTATTTATGGAACACGCCAGAAAATAAAGCTCATCTTTCTGAAAAGACAAATGCTTTTTCTAATCCAACACTTTTAGACGGAAAATTTCCGGTGGTAGTTTATGCCCCAAGTTATCAAGCCTCGTCAATTGAAAACTTTGGGTTATTCGAGTATTTAGCCAGTAATGGTTTTGTAGTTATATCAAGTCCTTCAAGAGGAACAGATACGCGTTGGTTAGAAGGTGGAACTACAAGAGATATGGAAACACAATCGAGAGATGTTGAATTTCTTCTAAAAGAAATTAGCACCTATGAGAATATTGATTTGGAAAAAGTCGCATTAATGGGATTTAGTTTTGGTGGGTTGTCAAACGCTATAACTGTTATGAAAAACAAGACTATAAAAGCAATTGTTAGTTTGGATGGAACCGAAAGGTACAATTATCCTGTTTTGGAAAAATCACCCTATTTCAATTTAGATAAGTTTTCCATTCCTTATATCCATTTCGCTCAAAAAGAGATTCCGAAAGAAGTTCTAACCACGGAGAAAATTCCTGAAGAGTTGAACTACAAATTTCAATTATACGACTCTTTGGAATACAGCAACATTAACAGATATAGATTTCACGATCTAACCCATTCTTATTTTAGTTCTTTCGGTGTCTTATTCGCTAACAGAGATAAAAGGCAAGATAAAAGTGATGATAAGATTATGGCTTCCTACAATTTGCTTTGTCAACATACTTTGCAGTTCTTAAATGCGACACTAAAAAATGAGAAAAACGCGATTGCTTTCATTGAAAATAAGCCTGTTGCAAACGGATTTTCCGATAGTTTGATTTCTAAACAAACGAAAAAAGCTATCGAAAAAGAGTTTACATATAAAGATTTCAATGATTTAGCATTCAAACAAGACTATCAAGATTTAATTCCACTATATGAGAAAACAATGGTCAATCATCCAAATCTTGAACTTCAAGAAGGAATGTTAAACACTTTAGGACTGCGATTATCGTTTAATTCTGAGAAGAAAGGGCAAGGATATAATGTCCTTTTATTAGCATTACATCTAAATCCAAAATCGGCAAATTTATATGATAGTTTAGCCGAAGCATATTTTTATAATGAGGACTACCAAAATGCAATTTTGAATTACAAAAAGTCTTTGGAATTAAACCATGAAAATCAAAACGCAATTGACCGATTAAAACAACTAAAAGAATAAAGCCAGCAGGTAACAATGTATATAAAAAATAGGCGAAATAGCACTAAATTCAAGGGTTGTAGCTCGTATCAAAGTTTGTGCTTAACTAAAAGTTTGGTGCTTCGAAATCGCCTACTTTTCATATACTAACCGTTACCCACAATATGATGAAATTTACTGTTTTAAAAGGCTTTAGCCTTCTATTCATTTTGGGATGTTTACTCTTCACAATGGTTAAATGGTCAACATTGTCATATGAGGAAGGTTGGGGTGTAGTTGGAATGATCGGTCTGATTTCTTTGGGTTTGGCTGGACTTATACTTGATTTCGTTTTGACAAAACTTATTAAAAACAAGTGGTTATTGAATTTGATTGAATTACTAGTGTTGTTCTTTTTTTCAATAGAATTATGGATTTCAATTAAATCGACTTAAAATACTGTGGGTAACAATGCCTATAATCCATTGTTTAGCATATTTACTACAATTCAAAAGTTTTCGTACTTTAGACCGGCATGATTCCAAGCTCGATTTGATTAACATCAAATCTCAACAACGGAATCATAGCCTAAACGTTGTAAGTAATTTAAAAATATACCTCTGAGAATATTAAAAAACATATTACTGTTCCAAAAAAAGATATTTTTTATCTCGTATATTATTTCAATTGTCATTGGAATATTACTTGGCGGCAAACTTTCTACTATTGGATTTTGTTTCATTTTAATTGCTCCAATAATTCAATATTATGTCTATGAAATAAAATATAAAAACGAATATTACTACTACTTTAATTTAGGATTAGGTAATCTTGAACTATGGGCTTCTACCTTCATAATAGCTTTAATTAATCTGTTGATATTATCTGTAATATGAATGGACTACATATCGACAGTTTAACCAAAAAATACAATAATAAAGTAATACTAAGTGATATATTCCTCTCGTGCGAAAAAGGCAAGATTACGGGTTTAATTGGCAGAAATGGTTCTGGAAAATCTACTCTTTTAAAAATAGTATTTGGGACTGAAAAGGCTGAATCCAAATTTGTACGAATAGGCGAAAAAATAATTAAAAATATTTCAGATGGTAGAAATCTAATTAACTATTTGCCACAAGACAATTTCTTACCAAATAATGTAAAAATAAGCACATTAATAAAGCTATTTCTTTCAAAAGAAAATTCGGATATTCTATTTAAGAACGAGCATGTAATTCCATTGTTAAACAAACAAAATCAAGACTTATCTGGCGGAGAAAAAAGAATAGTGGAAATATTACTAATCATTCATTCTGATTCAAAGTACATTTTACTTGATGAACCTTTCAACGGAGTAAGCCCCATTGTCCGGGATTATATCATTGAATACATTAAGAAAATGAAGTTGAATAAAGGATATATTATTACGGACCACGATTATAAAAATGTAATCAATTTAGCGGATAATATTTTGTATTTGCAAAATGGGTATTTAAAAGAAATCAAAGACAAAAGCGAATTAGTTGAGTTAGGCTATCTAACAAAAACTACTTACAACAACACCTATAAGTAATACGGAGTTAGGTGTTTATTCAAAACTAAGTGTATATTTAAAGTGTCCGCAAAATCTGCAGGATTTTGCTTTGACGAAAAAAAAATTAAAATAAAACATAAAGCTTTTGCTACGCGCGTAGACGGAATCGAAAATGATTCCTTGCCTCCGCACTACTCATAGCTGCACCGTTAGCAACAATTATAAAACCGACATTATGGTAAAAATTAGTGATAAGATGATATTAAATGCAAAGAACTTAATTTTAGTTCTTCTGACAATTCAAATCACTTCGTGCACAGGACAAGTGAAAGAAAAATCTGTTACTAAAATAAAAGAAAATGAAGTAAACACCCAACCACTCATTTTGAATCAAAGCACGACATTTCCTCAAATTCACACCAACTTACATGGAATGGTTAGAGAGTTTGTAAGGACAATGCATCAAGACAAAAAAGAGAATTATTGGTTTGGAACAAATGGTGATGGGATTATACGCTATGATGGACAAATACTTGAAAAAATCACTATTGCAGGAATCAACCCACGTTTTAGGGTTTTAGAGATTGTAGAAGACAAAGCAGGTAATTTATGGTTTGGAACATCCGAAGGACTCATAAAATATGATGGTAAAGAGTATACAACATTTTCAAAAAAAGAAGGATTGCAGAATGAAGAAATTTGGGGTTTAACAATTGATAAAAGCGGACTTATTTGGGTTGGTTCGACAGGAGGTGTTAATCAATTTG encodes the following:
- a CDS encoding PH domain-containing protein, producing the protein MNIYRSKSSFFVKIITVIAMILLSFVALTLLITNKDYGLIGGTVLSLLTIGTILYFFANSLNRVILEKDKVILKKTFGQITIPFSEIKEIKKLEYSNLSMTYGSRGVFGFIGNTMDDSISFVKDRKQMFQIITDNKKYVLSSENSTELINEIKNVVQQGL
- a CDS encoding tetratricopeptide repeat protein; amino-acid sequence: MDTNSKTVRLIIFITGLLLSTISYGQTSLKEIGLKAGKHKVGFKHYTVSDSTRTYRIHNEFNNQLIKRPIPISIWYPAKIENSNSEQLTVLNYLEILKEEEEWKNLPNNFLLDWFPYLWNTPENKAHLSEKTNAFSNPTLLDGKFPVVVYAPSYQASSIENFGLFEYLASNGFVVISSPSRGTDTRWLEGGTTRDMETQSRDVEFLLKEISTYENIDLEKVALMGFSFGGLSNAITVMKNKTIKAIVSLDGTERYNYPVLEKSPYFNLDKFSIPYIHFAQKEIPKEVLTTEKIPEELNYKFQLYDSLEYSNINRYRFHDLTHSYFSSFGVLFANRDKRQDKSDDKIMASYNLLCQHTLQFLNATLKNEKNAIAFIENKPVANGFSDSLISKQTKKAIEKEFTYKDFNDLAFKQDYQDLIPLYEKTMVNHPNLELQEGMLNTLGLRLSFNSEKKGQGYNVLLLALHLNPKSANLYDSLAEAYFYNEDYQNAILNYKKSLELNHENQNAIDRLKQLKE
- a CDS encoding SLATT domain-containing protein — protein: MEKEKSYKDYLDKTFLEELNYKIWSTKGSRFNANKRLLKVADLSNLCLSMLSVYLIAVGLLSVYNIYSTDAIDENLIAYSITCLSIILLVFGQIENAKDFSTKAKQFHTCGLELSKIYNDLRIFKTLNEKPKLSDKKEFAETLSDKYERILERHENHQPIDHNMFRASKADYHELSKIGVFKIKTDYYIKTRLIYHVLIILPPIIIIGLLIKTN
- a CDS encoding ATP-binding cassette domain-containing protein, producing the protein MNGLHIDSLTKKYNNKVILSDIFLSCEKGKITGLIGRNGSGKSTLLKIVFGTEKAESKFVRIGEKIIKNISDGRNLINYLPQDNFLPNNVKISTLIKLFLSKENSDILFKNEHVIPLLNKQNQDLSGGEKRIVEILLIIHSDSKYILLDEPFNGVSPIVRDYIIEYIKKMKLNKGYIITDHDYKNVINLADNILYLQNGYLKEIKDKSELVELGYLTKTTYNNTYK